Proteins from a genomic interval of Mycobacterium conspicuum:
- a CDS encoding DEAD/DEAH box helicase: MASFGSELLAAALAGTAPDEQPLRHVAELPSRSGRPHGWPRWAEADVVRAFTDNGITSPWSHQVQAAELAYAGRHVVISTGTASGKSLAYQLPVLNALATDPRARVLYLSPTKALGHDQLRAAHALTAAIARCGDVAPTAYDGDSPAEVRRFARERSRWLFSNPDMIHLSILRSHARWGVLLRGLRFVIVDECHYYRGVFGSNVAMVLRRLLRLCARYSASPTVIFASATTASPGATATELIGQPVEEVVDDGSPQGARTVALWEPALRAEVTGENGAPVRRSAGGEAARVMADLIAQGAQTLTFVRSRRAAELTALGARARLGDIAPELSDKVASYRAGYLAEDRSALEHALAEGQLRGLASTNALELGIDIAGLDAVVLAGFPGTVASFWQQAGRSGRRGQGALVVLIARDDPLDTYLVHHPAALLDKPVERVVIDPANPYILGPQLLCAATELPLDDAEVRALGAEQVTAALVDDGLLRHRNGRYFPAPGVEPHAAVDIRGSIGGQIVIVEADTGRLLGSVGAGQAPASVHPGAVYLHRGESYVVDSLDPQEGIAFVHAEDPGYATFAREVVDIAVTGEVERLAYGSVTLGLVQVTVTHQVVGYLRRRLTGEVIDFIELDMPEHTLPTTAVMYTVEPDALSDNGIDAPRIPGALHAAEHAAIGLLPLVASCDRGDIGGMSTAIGPDGLPSVFVYDGYPGGAGFAERGFRLAGTWLGATAAAIEACECPSGCPSCVQSPKCGNGNDPLDKAGALLVLRLVLAELTRGAR, from the coding sequence CACGTCGCCGAACTGCCGTCGCGCAGCGGCCGTCCCCACGGGTGGCCCCGGTGGGCCGAGGCCGACGTGGTGCGCGCGTTCACCGACAACGGCATCACCTCGCCGTGGTCGCATCAGGTGCAGGCCGCGGAATTGGCCTATGCCGGACGCCATGTGGTGATCAGCACCGGCACCGCGTCCGGAAAGTCTCTGGCGTATCAACTTCCCGTCCTCAACGCGCTGGCGACGGATCCTCGGGCCCGGGTGCTGTACCTGTCGCCCACCAAGGCGCTCGGTCACGACCAATTGCGCGCCGCGCACGCGTTGACGGCGGCCATTGCGCGGTGCGGTGATGTCGCGCCCACCGCCTACGACGGCGACAGTCCCGCCGAGGTGCGCCGGTTTGCTCGCGAGCGGTCACGCTGGCTGTTTTCCAACCCCGACATGATCCACCTGTCGATACTGCGCAGCCATGCGCGCTGGGGTGTGCTGCTGCGCGGTCTGCGCTTCGTGATCGTCGACGAATGTCATTACTACCGAGGCGTTTTCGGCTCGAATGTGGCGATGGTGCTGCGCCGGCTGTTGCGACTGTGCGCCCGCTATTCGGCCAGCCCGACGGTGATCTTCGCCAGTGCGACGACCGCATCACCGGGCGCGACGGCCACCGAACTGATCGGTCAGCCGGTCGAGGAGGTCGTCGACGACGGCTCGCCCCAGGGGGCGCGCACGGTCGCGTTGTGGGAACCCGCGTTGCGCGCGGAGGTCACCGGCGAGAACGGCGCCCCGGTGCGTCGGTCCGCGGGCGGGGAGGCGGCCCGGGTGATGGCCGACCTGATCGCGCAGGGAGCGCAGACGTTGACGTTCGTGCGCTCGCGGCGCGCCGCCGAGCTGACCGCGTTGGGCGCGCGGGCCCGCCTGGGCGACATCGCCCCGGAGCTGAGCGACAAGGTGGCGTCGTATCGGGCCGGCTATCTCGCCGAGGACCGCAGCGCGTTGGAACACGCGTTGGCCGAGGGCCAATTACGCGGCCTGGCCAGCACGAATGCGCTGGAATTGGGGATCGATATCGCGGGACTCGACGCCGTGGTCTTGGCCGGCTTCCCCGGTACGGTCGCCTCGTTCTGGCAGCAGGCCGGCCGGTCGGGCCGGCGCGGCCAGGGCGCCCTGGTGGTGTTGATCGCGCGCGACGACCCGCTGGACACGTATCTGGTCCATCACCCCGCCGCGCTGTTGGACAAACCGGTCGAGCGCGTCGTCATCGACCCCGCCAACCCCTATATCCTCGGCCCCCAACTCCTATGCGCCGCAACCGAATTGCCCCTCGACGACGCCGAAGTTCGGGCTTTGGGCGCAGAGCAGGTGACCGCGGCTCTGGTCGATGACGGGCTGCTGCGCCACCGCAACGGCAGGTACTTTCCGGCGCCCGGTGTCGAGCCGCATGCCGCAGTGGACATCCGGGGCTCGATCGGCGGCCAGATCGTCATCGTGGAGGCCGATACCGGCCGGCTGCTGGGCAGCGTCGGCGCAGGCCAGGCCCCGGCCTCGGTGCATCCGGGGGCGGTCTACCTGCACCGCGGCGAGAGCTACGTCGTCGATTCGCTCGATCCCCAGGAGGGGATCGCCTTCGTCCACGCCGAAGACCCCGGCTACGCGACCTTCGCGCGGGAAGTCGTCGACATCGCGGTCACCGGCGAGGTTGAGCGTCTGGCCTACGGGTCGGTGACGCTGGGCCTGGTTCAAGTGACGGTCACCCACCAGGTCGTCGGCTATCTGCGGCGCCGCCTGACCGGGGAGGTGATCGACTTCATCGAGCTGGACATGCCCGAACACACGTTGCCCACCACCGCGGTCATGTACACCGTCGAACCGGATGCGTTGTCAGACAACGGGATCGACGCGCCCCGCATCCCCGGGGCGCTGCACGCCGCCGAGCACGCCGCCATTGGATTACTGCCCTTGGTAGCCAGCTGCGACCGTGGCGACATCGGCGGCATGTCCACCGCGATCGGGCCCGACGGGCTGCCCAGCGTCTTCGTCTACGACGGCTACCCGGGCGGAGCGGGATTCGCCGAACGCGGGTTCCGTCTGGCAGGCACCTGGTTGGGTGCGACGGCCGCGGCGATCGAGGCGTGCGAGTGCCCCAGCGGCTGCCCGTCGTGCGTGCAGTCCCCCAAATGCGGCAACGGCAACGATCCGCTGGACAAGGCGGGGGCTTTGCTGGTGTTGCGGCTGGTGCTCGCGGAGCTGACCCGCGGCGCACGCTGA